The Bacillota bacterium region GATGGACTTCTGACCTGGAGTGGTGGGTTTGGAAGCCGGCGATGACCCACTGGTACTCAAGCTGGCCCAGTACCTGACCACCGAGTTCCGGGAGCGAACCGGGGTGGACCTGCGCTCTGACCCGGTGGCCTGGGACAAAGTCCTGCGGGCGGCCAGGCAGGCACGCCGGCAACTCGCCCGCTCCACGGTATACAGCGTCTCGCTCCCCTTCCTCGTGAGGGGGAATGAAGGACCCCTTCACCTGGACGTGGTGATCACGCAGCGCCAGTTCCTGGAACTCATGATGGGGGAGGTACCCGGGGAGGGCTAGCTTTGCCCGACAAGCGGGACTACTACGAGATCCTCGGTGTGAGCCGGGATGCCAGCCAGGAGGAAATAAAGAAGGCGTTCCGGCGGCTGGCTCGCCAGTACCACCCGGACGCCAACCCCGGTGACCCCACTGCCGAGGAGAAGTTCAAACAGATTAACGAGGCGTACGCGGTCCTTTCCGACCCTGAGAAGCGGGCGCGCTACGACGCCTTCGGCGCGGTCGACGGTGCCCCCGACCTGGGGAGTCCCTTCGCTGGCATCCAGGACCTGTTCGACATGTTCTTCGGGACCGGCCGGCCCCGGGGGCCGCGGCCCCATGAGCCCAAGCGGGGGGCCGACCTGCGCTTGGATCTGGACATCACCCTGGAGGAAGCCTTCGCCGGGGTCGAGAAAGAGCTGGAAGTACCGCGGGTGGAGCGGTGCCCCATCTGCGATGGGACGGGGGCCCGGCCCGGGAGTCCACCGGTAATATGTTCCCGATGCCGGGGTAGCGGGCAGGTGGAAACGGTGTCCGACAGCCTGTTCGGTCGCTTCGTCTCCATCCGCACCTGCCCGGCGTGCGGCGGAGAAGGGAGGGTGGTGACCGACCCCTGTCCCGACTGCGGAGGACTGGGCCGGGTGCGGCGGGTGCGGCACATCAACGTCAAGGTCCCCCCGGGGGCGGACAGCGGTTTGCGGCTGCGCCTGGCCGAAGAAGGTGAACCCGGTGCCCGGGGTGGACCTCCTGGCGACCTGTACGTGGACATCCATGTGCGGCCGCATCGCTTCTTCCGCCGGGAAGGCGACGACCTGCACTGTGAGGTAACCATCAGTTTCATCCAGGCTGCCCTGGGCACCGTGCTGGAAGTACCCACTCTGGAGGGGTCAAGTCCGGTTAAGGTGCCCGAGGGGACGCAACCCGGAACGGTGATCCGGCTGCGGGGCCTGGGGATGCCCCGCCTGCGGGGAGGAGGAAGGGGTGACCTGCACGTACACCTGGACGTGCGCACTCCTACCGGGCTCAGCCCCCGGGAGAAGGAGTTGCTGCGGGAGCTGGCTGCCATCCGCGGGGAGGGCGTCAAGGGGAAGGACAAGGGGATATGGGGGCGCGTGAAAGAAGCCTGGAACAGCTGAACCCCTGCCCCCATGCCCGCTTCACCGTGGAAGCGGGGGCCATCCGGGGCGACGAAGTGCTGTTCGGACAGGAGGCGGCCTGGCAAATGGCGCGCGTCCTGCGTCTCGGGCCCGGCCAGGTGGTGGGGGTGATGGTGGAAGGGCGGGAACTGGCCGTCAGGCTCGAAGAGGTGGGGCCACGGCAGAGCAGGG contains the following coding sequences:
- the dnaJ gene encoding molecular chaperone DnaJ encodes the protein MPDKRDYYEILGVSRDASQEEIKKAFRRLARQYHPDANPGDPTAEEKFKQINEAYAVLSDPEKRARYDAFGAVDGAPDLGSPFAGIQDLFDMFFGTGRPRGPRPHEPKRGADLRLDLDITLEEAFAGVEKELEVPRVERCPICDGTGARPGSPPVICSRCRGSGQVETVSDSLFGRFVSIRTCPACGGEGRVVTDPCPDCGGLGRVRRVRHINVKVPPGADSGLRLRLAEEGEPGARGGPPGDLYVDIHVRPHRFFRREGDDLHCEVTISFIQAALGTVLEVPTLEGSSPVKVPEGTQPGTVIRLRGLGMPRLRGGGRGDLHVHLDVRTPTGLSPREKELLRELAAIRGEGVKGKDKGIWGRVKEAWNS
- a CDS encoding Hsp70 family protein translates to MEAGDDPLVLKLAQYLTTEFRERTGVDLRSDPVAWDKVLRAARQARRQLARSTVYSVSLPFLVRGNEGPLHLDVVITQRQFLELMMGEVPGEG